One genomic region from Anabaena sp. PCC 7108 encodes:
- a CDS encoding DUF935 domain-containing protein, whose amino-acid sequence MSLPSEIKQEIASVERDINYIVYGGTLENPDETLLKRGGGKGLKLYDEIEEDSHAYAVLQKRKLAVIARPWEVKAASEKRLDKKAADLVRMQIETKLDHLTTELLDATLKGFSVSELMWEDSGSEIFVKEFKARDQRRFTFTPKNELRLLTRQNMVSGEAVPERKFIRHSFGAKDGNPFGRGLGSKLYFPVWFKRQGISFWLIFCEKFGMPTAVGKYGANASQAEQKKLLDALRALAQDAGVIIPEGMAIELLEATRSSTSDLYERLIRYMDEQISEAVLGETLTTNIGSVGSKAAADTHDGVRLEVSKADADLLSQTFNNTLCKWIVELNLPGANPPTIWRVFEEQEDLNTRSTRDKTLFDMGFKLKPDAVKEIYGDHYEVIDQSGGDGQTSNEDFLKNSGVDAVQATDNVPQDTNAPGFAELEDEHFLRSSGFVFLSEEIPGFAELLAVFSESSNVAVKDANSLLELKAIIETVYQDGISAIPEAYLDGDNFVGVFEDRVGEQLVKRFNFTLSESGIEYKLINPGDVSNFSEVEFAAPFKPKKKKNCVKGISCGSSCISPTKSCRKGGDAIPGDRVTALKKKLGGAASVSGDTSPSTKNQKVKSKEPATTEVKIASDVAKYFPDSESVNEALRFLGNAKNKAQDNTTKNTQAEPEKQNIQKVEVEISGNEKQAVSYDASNINVSGRVTVSERDDYGRVEVKGISSLEGKSEYPETVVKQIEHHTSPMQGSKSELGGAYELRNGKPIKSQKDFEQEINKSINTLNTEQGLNDLVPIYLVRRSLGDRISRKDFDKYMIEMQGKDKFTLFAGELKENGFSQREDSMQVMGNRRNYVQIPEPVKETLKPVEQPKAEAKKPASEPVKEIPKPKNISGFEFNDSVVKKDEFGQLASEDGHYAKLSDTKTGASIEAYIGDKNLLNRPDADSNLILGDVPQAFVLGKENDFLGKKHTATYDIGRSLPNSNDLVSIRTGRIDKKNAELLPQFLSGIASRYKEGSTIVLTPGPDDRNTGKYLSGMGLTGHPPGKKPTVFVGVVKNGKVVPVNPDKLQKQIDAGKDIRMLRDAQFEVGVYQQNAKNEELIIESLRSKEDAWVGRNPQPGKVKDSNYYEKESEEWAKSLGLGDSANGFTAEATKAHDVAHPVVHEMLGMNSKQINKLLGGFKNDDGSNSLVAEEAIVNIAEHLSRGDSFEASLINGRRIARVLSRGASDNMMKYFRSADFDNELEDLAIKIWKNDNFHDYMKVVRVHNQKSRTVTEKGNRFINTAS is encoded by the coding sequence ATGTCCCTACCATCCGAAATAAAACAGGAAATTGCCAGCGTTGAGCGCGACATTAATTACATCGTTTATGGTGGGACGCTGGAAAATCCTGATGAGACGCTGCTGAAACGGGGTGGTGGGAAGGGTTTAAAGCTTTACGATGAAATTGAGGAAGATTCTCACGCTTATGCGGTGTTGCAGAAGCGAAAGCTGGCGGTGATTGCGCGTCCTTGGGAAGTTAAAGCTGCAAGCGAGAAGCGGCTCGACAAGAAAGCTGCTGATTTAGTGAGGATGCAAATTGAGACGAAGTTGGATCATCTGACGACTGAGTTGTTAGATGCGACGTTGAAAGGATTCTCGGTTTCTGAACTGATGTGGGAGGATTCAGGAAGTGAGATTTTTGTCAAGGAATTTAAGGCTCGTGATCAACGGCGGTTTACGTTTACTCCCAAGAATGAGTTACGGCTGCTGACGCGGCAAAATATGGTTTCTGGTGAGGCTGTGCCGGAAAGGAAGTTTATTAGGCACAGTTTTGGGGCTAAGGATGGGAATCCGTTTGGGCGGGGGTTGGGGTCGAAGTTATATTTTCCGGTGTGGTTCAAGAGGCAGGGGATTAGTTTTTGGTTAATTTTTTGTGAGAAGTTTGGGATGCCTACGGCGGTGGGGAAGTATGGGGCAAATGCTTCTCAGGCTGAACAAAAAAAATTGCTTGATGCGCTGCGGGCTTTGGCTCAGGATGCAGGGGTGATTATTCCTGAAGGGATGGCGATTGAGTTACTTGAGGCTACGCGTTCGAGTACTTCTGATTTATATGAGCGATTGATTCGCTACATGGACGAACAGATATCTGAAGCGGTGTTGGGCGAGACGCTGACTACTAATATCGGCTCTGTGGGGAGTAAGGCTGCGGCTGATACTCATGATGGGGTACGCCTTGAGGTATCTAAGGCTGATGCTGATTTACTCTCGCAGACGTTTAATAATACGCTGTGCAAGTGGATTGTTGAGCTTAATCTTCCGGGTGCGAATCCGCCGACGATTTGGCGGGTGTTTGAGGAACAGGAGGATTTGAACACCCGGTCTACGAGGGACAAAACCCTGTTTGATATGGGGTTTAAGTTGAAGCCGGATGCTGTTAAGGAAATTTATGGTGATCACTATGAGGTGATTGACCAGAGCGGTGGAGATGGTCAAACGAGTAATGAGGATTTTCTGAAGAATTCTGGGGTTGATGCAGTGCAAGCTACTGATAATGTACCGCAGGATACTAACGCGCCTGGGTTTGCTGAGTTAGAGGATGAGCATTTTTTAAGAAGTTCGGGCTTTGTATTTTTATCAGAGGAAATTCCTGGATTTGCAGAGCTATTGGCTGTTTTTAGTGAAAGCAGTAATGTGGCGGTTAAAGATGCTAATTCTTTGTTGGAATTAAAAGCAATTATAGAAACTGTTTATCAAGATGGAATTAGTGCGATTCCTGAAGCTTATTTAGATGGTGATAATTTTGTTGGTGTATTTGAAGACAGAGTTGGTGAACAGTTAGTCAAGCGGTTTAATTTTACTCTGTCTGAGTCTGGGATTGAGTATAAATTAATTAATCCTGGTGATGTTAGTAATTTCAGTGAAGTTGAGTTTGCTGCTCCTTTTAAACCTAAGAAAAAGAAGAATTGCGTTAAGGGTATTAGTTGTGGATCAAGTTGTATTAGTCCTACTAAATCTTGTAGGAAGGGTGGTGATGCGATTCCTGGGGATAGGGTTACGGCATTAAAGAAGAAGCTTGGTGGTGCTGCATCGGTTTCTGGAGATACTTCACCTAGTACCAAAAATCAAAAGGTGAAGAGCAAGGAACCAGCCACTACTGAAGTTAAAATAGCATCTGATGTTGCTAAATACTTCCCTGATTCGGAGTCGGTGAATGAAGCTTTGCGGTTTTTAGGTAATGCTAAAAATAAAGCACAAGATAATACTACAAAAAATACTCAGGCTGAACCTGAAAAACAAAATATTCAGAAGGTTGAAGTTGAAATTTCGGGAAATGAGAAACAAGCTGTTTCTTATGATGCTTCAAATATTAATGTTTCGGGACGGGTAACTGTTTCGGAACGGGATGATTATGGAAGGGTTGAAGTTAAAGGGATTTCCTCTTTAGAAGGTAAATCCGAATATCCAGAGACTGTGGTTAAGCAAATCGAGCATCATACAAGTCCTATGCAAGGTAGTAAATCAGAGCTTGGTGGTGCTTATGAATTGAGGAATGGTAAGCCGATTAAATCTCAAAAAGATTTTGAGCAGGAAATAAATAAATCCATTAATACCTTAAATACTGAACAAGGACTAAATGATTTAGTTCCTATCTATCTTGTGCGGAGAAGCTTGGGTGATCGCATTTCTCGGAAAGATTTTGATAAATATATGATTGAGATGCAAGGTAAGGATAAATTTACCTTATTTGCCGGGGAATTAAAGGAGAATGGCTTTTCACAGCGAGAAGATTCTATGCAGGTGATGGGGAATCGCAGGAATTATGTTCAGATTCCTGAGCCTGTGAAGGAGACTCTTAAGCCAGTAGAACAGCCTAAAGCTGAAGCTAAAAAACCTGCATCTGAACCTGTTAAAGAGATACCCAAACCCAAAAATATTTCTGGTTTTGAGTTTAATGATTCTGTAGTTAAAAAAGATGAATTTGGACAACTAGCGTCGGAAGATGGACATTATGCTAAACTTTCTGACACAAAAACTGGCGCTTCAATAGAGGCGTATATTGGGGACAAGAACTTACTCAACAGACCGGATGCAGATTCTAATCTAATACTAGGTGATGTTCCGCAAGCATTTGTCTTAGGAAAAGAAAATGATTTTCTTGGGAAGAAACATACGGCTACTTATGATATCGGCAGATCATTACCCAATAGTAATGATCTTGTATCAATCCGAACGGGGCGGATTGATAAAAAAAATGCAGAATTACTACCTCAGTTTTTATCTGGTATTGCTAGTAGATACAAGGAAGGTTCTACAATTGTGCTTACTCCTGGTCCAGATGATAGAAACACGGGTAAATATTTATCTGGTATGGGTTTGACTGGACACCCCCCTGGTAAAAAACCTACTGTTTTTGTGGGAGTGGTTAAAAATGGAAAGGTTGTACCTGTTAACCCAGATAAGTTGCAAAAACAGATTGATGCGGGTAAGGATATTAGGATGCTGCGAGATGCTCAGTTTGAGGTTGGAGTGTATCAGCAAAATGCTAAAAATGAAGAATTAATTATTGAATCTTTAAGAAGTAAGGAGGATGCTTGGGTAGGAAGAAATCCACAACCCGGAAAGGTTAAGGATTCAAATTATTATGAGAAAGAATCTGAGGAATGGGCAAAATCTTTGGGGCTTGGTGATTCTGCGAATGGATTTACAGCAGAAGCTACAAAGGCTCATGATGTTGCACATCCTGTAGTTCATGAGATGTTAGGCATGAATTCTAAACAAATTAATAAGTTACTTGGAGGTTTCAAAAATGATGATGGGTCTAATAGTTTAGTCGCAGAAGAAGCAATAGTTAATATTGCTGAACATTTAAGTAGAGGTGATTCTTTTGAAGCAAGTCTTATTAATGGTAGGAGAATAGCTCGTGTTCTTTCTCGCGGTGCTTCTGATAATATGATGAAATATTTTAGGAGTGCTGATTTTGACAATGAGTTAGAAGATTTAGCTATAAAAATCTGGAAGAATGATAATTTTCATGATTACATGAAGGTTGTTAGGGTACATAATCAAAAATCCCGAACTGTGACAGAAAAGGGCAATAGGTTTATCAACACAGCTAGTTAA
- a CDS encoding terminase large subunit domain-containing protein, producing MTAIPLYDYEKLWLKDKNRFKIGMFARQTGKTFTTTLEVVDSCFASQAMGRKKRWVILSRGERQAKEAMDEGIKLHSKAYSLTIESLDYEWEGTEGSHKALEVSFSNGSKITALPANPDTARGFSASVLLDEFAFHKDSRKIWTALFPVISAGHDLRVVSTPNGKGNKFYDLVTAEDPIWSKHIVDIYQAVEQGLPRDIEELRRALNDEDAWAQEYELKWLDEASAWLSYDLINAVEDDYAGIPDLYTGGPCFIGNDIGLRRDLWVAWVWEKVGDVFWCREVQTLKRSTFAEHDDCLDELMKKYKVVRLCMDQSGMGEKPVQDAQRRYGMLRTEGVLFTNTNKLVLATIGKQKFEDRKVRIPMGDSNLRSDLHSLKKLPTPTGGVRFDADATENGHADRAWAAFLGLYAGANPGSPIEFQALGQKRLGFGLRDWVGF from the coding sequence ATGACTGCAATACCTTTATACGATTATGAAAAGTTGTGGTTGAAGGATAAGAACCGATTCAAAATTGGGATGTTTGCCCGTCAAACTGGCAAGACTTTTACAACGACTTTGGAGGTTGTTGATAGCTGCTTTGCATCTCAGGCGATGGGTAGGAAGAAGCGGTGGGTGATTCTCTCTAGGGGGGAACGTCAGGCTAAGGAAGCGATGGATGAGGGGATTAAGTTGCACTCTAAGGCGTATTCCCTGACGATTGAGTCTTTAGATTATGAATGGGAAGGCACTGAGGGAAGCCATAAAGCTTTGGAGGTGTCTTTTTCTAATGGCTCTAAAATTACGGCTTTACCTGCTAATCCTGATACGGCTCGTGGGTTTAGTGCGAGTGTGCTGTTGGATGAGTTTGCTTTTCATAAGGATAGTCGGAAGATTTGGACAGCTTTGTTTCCGGTGATTTCGGCGGGGCATGATTTGCGGGTGGTGAGTACGCCAAATGGGAAGGGGAATAAATTTTACGATTTGGTGACGGCTGAAGACCCGATTTGGAGTAAGCATATTGTCGATATTTATCAAGCCGTTGAGCAGGGATTGCCGCGAGATATTGAGGAATTACGTCGGGCGTTGAATGATGAGGATGCTTGGGCGCAAGAATATGAACTGAAGTGGCTAGATGAGGCTTCAGCTTGGCTTTCCTATGATTTGATTAATGCGGTTGAAGATGACTATGCTGGGATACCCGATTTGTACACTGGTGGACCGTGTTTTATTGGCAATGATATTGGTCTTAGGCGTGACCTTTGGGTTGCTTGGGTTTGGGAGAAGGTAGGGGATGTGTTTTGGTGTCGGGAAGTTCAGACTTTGAAGCGATCGACATTTGCCGAGCATGATGATTGCCTGGATGAACTGATGAAAAAATACAAGGTTGTCCGGCTTTGCATGGATCAGTCGGGAATGGGTGAGAAACCTGTGCAAGATGCCCAACGGCGTTATGGGATGCTGAGGACTGAGGGGGTGTTGTTTACCAACACTAATAAGCTGGTATTAGCGACGATTGGGAAGCAGAAATTTGAGGATAGAAAGGTGAGAATTCCGATGGGGGATTCTAATCTGCGTTCGGATTTGCATAGTTTGAAGAAGTTGCCGACTCCTACGGGTGGGGTACGGTTTGATGCGGATGCGACGGAGAATGGTCACGCGGATAGAGCTTGGGCTGCGTTTTTGGGGTTATATGCTGGGGCTAATCCGGGTTCGCCGATTGAATTTCAGGCTTTGGGGCAGAAGAGATTAGGTTTTGGGTTGAGGGATTGGGTTGGGTTTTAG
- a CDS encoding DUF3486 family protein, translated as MPQRSTINLLPEDIRAWLNEELVRNGFSDYEDLASQLFEKGYEISKSALHRYGQKYEEQLFALREVVEQARGLVEVCKDDEGSLPEAVTMLLYNKSFQALQKIDVGTLEVSASSITFLGSMIANLNKSSIALKKYRTEVKKKIEEKLKLLEAEAIKAGGEGDENPHLKTLKRVREEVYGLF; from the coding sequence ATGCCTCAGAGGTCAACGATCAATCTTCTACCTGAAGATATTCGTGCGTGGCTGAATGAAGAACTAGTTCGTAATGGGTTTTCAGATTACGAGGATTTAGCTAGTCAATTATTTGAGAAAGGATATGAAATTAGTAAATCCGCATTGCATCGCTATGGACAGAAATATGAGGAGCAATTATTTGCTTTACGTGAGGTAGTGGAGCAAGCGCGTGGCCTTGTAGAGGTATGCAAGGATGATGAAGGCTCATTACCAGAAGCTGTGACGATGCTTTTGTACAATAAATCGTTTCAAGCTTTGCAGAAAATCGATGTTGGAACCCTTGAGGTTTCCGCTTCTTCGATCACTTTTTTAGGAAGTATGATTGCGAATTTAAATAAATCCTCAATCGCTCTCAAAAAATATCGAACTGAGGTGAAGAAAAAGATTGAGGAGAAATTAAAGCTTTTGGAGGCTGAAGCGATTAAGGCTGGGGGTGAAGGAGATGAGAATCCGCACTTAAAGACTTTAAAGCGGGTGCGTGAGGAAGTCTACGGACTGTTTTAA
- a CDS encoding Mor transcription activator family protein, which produces MENSDISEVLPKTLKDLNKLIGLDATLSLVEKFGGSALYIPKSIKEGHKLSYLAYEHIELLVREFAGTFIYIPLCRAMEKSVRNQKIAEKRQSGTIDALAKEFNLSRRYIWFLLKKQKEKNASEVNDQSST; this is translated from the coding sequence ATGGAAAACAGCGATATTTCTGAAGTTTTGCCCAAAACTCTTAAAGATTTAAATAAATTAATTGGACTAGATGCTACTCTTTCCCTGGTAGAGAAATTTGGCGGATCAGCGCTCTACATCCCTAAATCCATAAAAGAGGGACACAAGCTCTCCTACCTTGCTTATGAGCATATCGAACTATTGGTGCGAGAATTCGCGGGTACTTTTATATACATCCCGCTATGTAGAGCGATGGAAAAAAGCGTCAGAAATCAAAAGATTGCTGAAAAAAGACAGTCTGGAACTATTGACGCTTTAGCAAAAGAATTTAATTTGAGTCGAAGATATATCTGGTTTTTATTAAAAAAACAAAAGGAAAAAAATGCCTCAGAGGTCAACGATCAATCTTCTACCTGA
- a CDS encoding regulatory protein GemA translates to MTEIADQQKRKRLLAKIHILKKDKEIDDATYRFLLQEYFQVDSAKDLSETDLEKFASALTTFRRMKSKVISGQNRLILILWGKLYEQGKTGSGNRRSLNRWIKRQTGVERMEWLDSSQKAKLIEALKAWVRRWKPDSN, encoded by the coding sequence GTGACTGAAATTGCTGATCAGCAAAAACGCAAGCGGCTTTTAGCAAAAATCCACATCTTAAAGAAGGATAAGGAAATTGATGATGCAACCTATAGGTTCTTGCTGCAAGAGTATTTCCAGGTTGATTCTGCTAAAGATTTATCTGAGACAGATTTAGAAAAGTTTGCCTCTGCTTTGACAACTTTTAGGAGGATGAAAAGCAAAGTTATCTCAGGTCAAAATAGGTTGATTTTGATTCTATGGGGAAAGCTTTATGAACAAGGTAAAACAGGAAGTGGCAATCGCCGATCGCTAAACCGATGGATAAAGCGACAGACTGGGGTGGAACGGATGGAGTGGTTGGATTCCAGTCAGAAAGCCAAGTTGATCGAGGCGCTGAAGGCTTGGGTCAGGCGGTGGAAGCCAGATTCAAACTAG
- a CDS encoding helix-turn-helix transcriptional regulator — protein MVVLEEWKEILLQEVERSTQYKVAEKLGVSPSLVSKVVKGNYDAKISKLPFLIRTKLQPELVENDEWLDRLKYICSIYKVRDVAKALNTSGSFLYTVIGDRCKSNCYKLRVKFEAVFGDEKSIESLGIRKKRKADKKKISQTDDLTIRVADAIYCGGVTSYEDLKDKFPQYKLSRSLNLLEKMRAINVIKPSLIGRGRGQLPKPKYTIACKCSSPGNNDKCANCPLGKMIISASSLLDEIDDDEV, from the coding sequence ATGGTGGTTTTGGAGGAATGGAAAGAGATTTTATTGCAGGAAGTTGAAAGATCGACTCAATATAAAGTGGCAGAAAAGCTAGGGGTTTCGCCCTCTCTTGTATCGAAGGTAGTCAAAGGTAATTACGATGCCAAAATAAGCAAATTACCCTTCTTGATAAGAACTAAATTGCAGCCAGAGCTAGTAGAAAATGACGAATGGTTAGATAGGTTAAAATATATTTGCTCCATCTACAAAGTTCGGGATGTTGCTAAAGCTTTAAATACTTCTGGCTCTTTTTTGTACACAGTGATAGGTGATCGCTGCAAATCGAATTGTTACAAATTAAGGGTAAAATTCGAGGCTGTTTTTGGGGATGAAAAAAGCATTGAATCTTTAGGTATTAGGAAAAAAAGGAAGGCTGATAAAAAGAAGATTAGCCAGACCGATGATTTAACTATACGGGTAGCTGATGCTATTTACTGTGGTGGCGTAACTTCTTACGAAGATTTGAAGGATAAATTCCCTCAATATAAATTGAGCCGAAGTTTGAATCTTTTGGAAAAGATGCGAGCTATTAATGTTATTAAGCCCTCGCTCATAGGGCGTGGCAGAGGGCAATTGCCAAAGCCAAAATACACTATAGCTTGCAAGTGTTCTTCGCCTGGAAACAATGATAAGTGCGCTAATTGCCCTCTAGGTAAGATGATTATATCTGCTTCCAGCTTATTGGATGAAATCGATGATGATGAGGTTTAG
- a CDS encoding AAA family ATPase, whose translation MKNELAKVKNLRRLSQAYEALKLRDHSVPGMGLVSGFTGSGKTRSISWLVEQSNGVYCRANATWSVSAMLGSISSELGVSPQHRNYKMLGNVAEWFASAQRPLFIDECDYLLRDLRMVEALRDIHDLSGVPVMLVGMEGIEKKLALRLQLTRRISQFVEFQPLDIEDARVLADTVSEVAIADDLLTKIHQEAKGGVGLMIVGLARVEALAKTQQWQTIGASQWGQRKLFLTKAG comes from the coding sequence ATGAAGAACGAATTAGCAAAAGTTAAGAATTTACGGCGTTTATCGCAAGCCTATGAGGCGCTGAAGCTGCGTGATCACAGTGTACCTGGAATGGGTCTGGTAAGCGGGTTTACTGGGAGTGGGAAAACTCGCTCTATCTCTTGGTTGGTTGAGCAATCCAACGGTGTTTATTGTCGGGCTAATGCCACTTGGTCAGTTTCGGCAATGTTAGGGAGTATTTCTTCTGAGTTGGGTGTATCTCCACAACACCGAAATTACAAAATGTTGGGAAATGTAGCTGAATGGTTCGCTTCTGCTCAACGCCCACTGTTTATTGATGAATGTGATTATCTGCTACGCGACTTACGGATGGTTGAGGCGCTGCGTGATATTCACGACCTTTCTGGAGTGCCTGTGATGTTGGTCGGCATGGAAGGGATTGAGAAAAAACTGGCCTTGCGATTGCAACTCACACGTCGGATTTCTCAATTTGTGGAATTTCAGCCATTAGATATTGAAGATGCCCGTGTTTTAGCAGACACGGTGAGCGAAGTAGCAATTGCTGATGATTTGCTAACCAAAATTCATCAGGAAGCTAAGGGTGGTGTTGGGCTGATGATTGTGGGTTTAGCACGGGTAGAGGCGTTGGCTAAGACTCAGCAATGGCAAACAATAGGGGCTTCCCAATGGGGGCAACGCAAACTTTTCTTAACTAAGGCAGGGTAG
- a CDS encoding Mu transposase C-terminal domain-containing protein, with protein MWYSTSDLAGLPGLPGNESNIRKKAKRENWKLRDRQKVGGGKEYHISSLPPETQAYLKQQVEPDQQHSQPESGNEELPITSSSLVVSIPTETLINPVIPAPAPSKTRTAYKTARGNKDEDRINAKVEILRVLESFCEENRLQKINCHHLFAVYYSQGKIDVSSETRKVVPTISPNTLQRWYKTLETGSVQALAGKYGNRAGDTKIDAYPQVRDFVLGMIAQYPHATGRHILMALKGRFEEEILPSLRTLERWVARWKEENKELFTATSNPDGWKNKFMAAFGSYSEDVVRLNQLWEMDSTPADILLTDGTRNTLKDALLRYSIIGCIEVYSRQLKLLIVPTSKAYAIGTLLRQCLLDWGVPEVIKTDNGKDYTANYLQRLFAGLDIKQKLCEPFQPWQKPHIERVFRTFSHGLLELLDGYIGHDVTERQELRARQSFSDRLMKKNEEICISMTAAEFQAFCDRWTKSIYAHHPHSELKGTSPFQMAANWQGNIKEIRNERALDILLAEAPGSHGLRTVQKKGIQLEGTWFIAAELATWIGQQVQVRFDPVDMGKIYVFDGDFKLICIAEDPARTGINRQEVAVLVKHNQRESVQAGKRALKALSKKANVPEAIENYQQLQEEKAANIIAFPTKAEEYQTAALKSAADVVQALQPKKYSQMSAEELAEADAAMARIERQPEMVRDGDYFCRLWREIKAGKSILADDKQWMLHYLTTPDGSGALMFLGVSEEEVRALAS; from the coding sequence ATGTGGTACTCGACATCCGATCTTGCTGGTTTACCGGGATTACCTGGTAACGAAAGCAATATTCGCAAAAAAGCTAAGAGGGAAAATTGGAAATTACGTGATCGTCAGAAAGTAGGAGGAGGCAAGGAATACCATATTTCATCCCTGCCTCCCGAAACCCAGGCTTATCTGAAACAGCAGGTAGAGCCAGATCAACAGCATTCCCAGCCGGAGTCTGGGAACGAGGAATTACCAATTACCAGTTCCTCGTTAGTTGTCAGTATTCCGACAGAAACCCTAATCAACCCGGTTATTCCCGCTCCTGCACCATCCAAAACAAGGACGGCATACAAGACAGCGAGAGGTAACAAGGACGAAGACAGGATTAACGCCAAAGTAGAAATACTCAGAGTTCTGGAGAGCTTCTGTGAAGAGAACCGGCTGCAAAAAATCAACTGCCATCATCTTTTTGCGGTGTATTACTCACAGGGAAAAATCGACGTTTCCTCAGAAACCCGGAAAGTTGTTCCGACCATATCGCCGAATACTTTGCAAAGGTGGTACAAAACCCTGGAAACAGGCAGTGTACAGGCTTTAGCTGGTAAATATGGCAATCGGGCTGGAGATACGAAGATTGATGCTTATCCGCAGGTTCGAGACTTCGTTTTGGGGATGATTGCTCAATATCCTCATGCAACTGGAAGACATATACTCATGGCGTTGAAGGGGCGATTTGAGGAGGAGATTTTACCTTCTTTACGCACTTTAGAGCGATGGGTTGCCAGATGGAAGGAGGAGAACAAGGAGTTATTCACGGCCACTTCTAATCCTGATGGGTGGAAAAACAAATTCATGGCTGCTTTTGGCAGTTATTCAGAGGATGTAGTACGGCTGAACCAGTTATGGGAAATGGACTCTACTCCGGCTGACATCTTATTAACAGATGGGACTAGAAACACTCTAAAAGATGCGTTATTACGCTATTCGATTATTGGTTGCATTGAAGTCTATTCCCGGCAGTTAAAGCTTTTGATTGTCCCGACCTCCAAGGCTTATGCTATCGGCACTTTGCTGAGACAATGCCTGCTTGATTGGGGTGTACCAGAGGTGATCAAAACCGATAATGGCAAGGATTATACGGCTAATTATCTACAGCGTTTATTTGCTGGACTGGATATCAAACAAAAGCTGTGTGAACCTTTTCAACCCTGGCAGAAACCACATATCGAAAGAGTTTTTAGAACTTTTTCTCATGGGTTATTGGAACTGCTAGACGGGTACATTGGACATGATGTCACCGAACGTCAGGAGTTAAGAGCTAGGCAGTCTTTCTCTGACAGACTCATGAAGAAGAATGAGGAAATCTGTATCAGTATGACTGCTGCCGAATTCCAGGCTTTCTGTGACAGGTGGACTAAGTCAATTTATGCCCATCACCCTCATTCGGAACTGAAAGGAACTTCTCCATTCCAGATGGCAGCTAACTGGCAGGGGAATATCAAGGAAATCCGTAATGAGCGGGCTTTAGATATTCTCTTGGCTGAAGCGCCGGGATCTCATGGACTGCGAACAGTGCAGAAGAAGGGCATTCAGTTGGAGGGGACTTGGTTTATTGCTGCTGAGTTAGCGACTTGGATAGGGCAACAGGTGCAGGTGCGGTTTGACCCGGTAGACATGGGTAAAATCTATGTTTTCGATGGAGATTTCAAGCTGATTTGTATTGCTGAAGACCCTGCTAGAACTGGCATTAATCGTCAGGAAGTAGCAGTTTTAGTCAAGCATAACCAACGGGAAAGTGTGCAGGCAGGAAAACGAGCATTGAAGGCTTTATCCAAGAAGGCCAATGTTCCCGAAGCAATAGAAAATTATCAGCAGTTGCAGGAAGAGAAAGCCGCAAATATCATTGCTTTCCCCACTAAGGCTGAAGAATATCAAACGGCTGCTTTAAAATCCGCAGCGGACGTGGTTCAAGCTTTGCAACCTAAAAAATATTCGCAGATGTCGGCTGAGGAATTGGCTGAGGCTGACGCGGCTATGGCTCGGATCGAAAGACAACCGGAAATGGTGCGCGATGGTGATTATTTCTGCCGTTTGTGGCGGGAAATCAAAGCTGGTAAATCAATTCTTGCTGATGACAAACAGTGGATGTTGCACTACCTCACAACTCCAGATGGAAGTGGTGCGTTGATGTTCTTAGGGGTATCTGAGGAGGAGGTGAGGGCGTTGGCATCATGA